The Mesobacillus jeotgali genome window below encodes:
- a CDS encoding MFS transporter encodes MAFIKQMDSYRVYIYTRFWSQFFFTFIFTVNLLYHVKVVGLDPLQLVLVGTVLEAVVFLFEIPTGFLADLKSRRLSVIFGYFLIGAGFLIEGSFPYFVAVLVSQVLWGIGYTFTSGAHQAWIADEIGEDRASQAFVDGAKAGKLGEVIAIPLSMLIGYFFMINLPIIIGGLSMVCLVVFLLFFMKEENFKPVQPKNTSTWKTLKGNMNQMVHYTKASYLMRILFLIALFFGLYSEGFDRLWISHFLEETHLAYMTEGHLVILIGSINFAVMLLSFVGLHFISRSSIHHKLNTIYVSLLIGCVLIIVSLTGFALSTGIIGLLCFYLIIQGTRSVMAPLEDTWLNKIIPDSSTRAAFFSVKGQVDAIGQISGGPAIGLIAASFSIKIAMITSALLLTPVIYFYQLVIKKSRG; translated from the coding sequence TTGGCATTTATTAAGCAAATGGACTCATATCGTGTCTATATATATACTCGTTTCTGGTCGCAGTTCTTTTTTACATTTATCTTTACGGTTAACTTGCTGTACCATGTGAAGGTCGTCGGACTTGATCCGTTGCAGCTGGTTCTGGTTGGGACTGTTCTGGAGGCAGTTGTGTTCCTGTTTGAGATTCCGACTGGCTTTTTGGCAGATTTAAAAAGTCGCAGGCTTTCTGTGATTTTCGGGTACTTTCTGATTGGGGCCGGGTTTCTGATTGAGGGATCGTTCCCTTATTTCGTGGCCGTTTTAGTGTCGCAGGTTCTCTGGGGGATCGGCTACACGTTTACGAGCGGTGCGCATCAAGCGTGGATTGCCGATGAGATCGGAGAAGACCGCGCTTCCCAGGCGTTTGTTGATGGTGCCAAGGCTGGCAAGCTCGGTGAAGTGATCGCGATTCCTTTGAGTATGTTGATCGGTTATTTTTTCATGATCAATCTGCCGATCATCATTGGCGGATTATCCATGGTGTGCTTGGTTGTTTTCCTGCTCTTTTTTATGAAAGAAGAGAACTTCAAACCTGTCCAACCTAAAAATACTTCCACTTGGAAGACGCTGAAAGGTAATATGAACCAGATGGTCCATTACACAAAGGCCAGTTACCTGATGAGGATTCTCTTCCTGATTGCTCTATTTTTCGGGTTATATAGCGAGGGCTTTGACCGCCTATGGATCTCTCATTTTCTTGAAGAGACCCATCTCGCCTACATGACAGAAGGCCATTTGGTCATCCTGATCGGCAGCATTAATTTTGCCGTAATGCTCCTTTCCTTTGTCGGCCTTCATTTTATCAGCCGGAGTTCCATCCATCATAAGCTGAACACCATCTATGTGTCCCTGTTGATTGGATGTGTTCTGATCATCGTTTCGCTGACCGGTTTTGCTCTTTCAACCGGGATCATCGGTTTGCTGTGCTTTTACCTGATCATCCAGGGAACAAGATCTGTGATGGCACCGCTTGAGGATACATGGCTGAATAAAATCATTCCTGACTCGTCGACTCGCGCGGCGTTCTTTTCGGTAAAAGGCCAGGTTGATGCGATAGGCCAGATTAGCGGAGGGCCGGCAATTGGATTAATTGCCGCTAGTTTTTCGATTAAAATTGCCATGATTACCAGCGCCCTTCTTTTAACGCCGGTAATCTATTTCTATCAATTGGTCATTAAAAAATCTCGAGGATGA
- a CDS encoding S9 family peptidase, translating into MVKETKATEVKRYTIQQFYGSESITGNSISADGRKVLFSGDKTGIYNAYSVSVEDGVRTQLTHSEDNAVLVAGYFPHDDRFLFLSDKGGNEILHIYVKNENGEEVDLTPGEHERAEFYGWSQDGKSFFYGSNKRNPSYMDVYEMDIATYEPTCIFTNDEGYEFGSISLDKRYISLGKVNNANDSNVYIFDVQTEKLLHATPHEGDIQNIPQAFCRNSENLYFLADENEEFLYLKKYHISTGVTEDVVKENWDIMFTRFSKQNTYMVYGVNQDASTVVKVLHMSTGEYLDLPQLPEGQISDLKFSADESLMTFLFNGPNSPTNLYSYELGTSQLKQLTHTLNPEISQADLADAEVIRYPSFDGLEIPAIYYRPNVKAGEKAPALVFVHGGPGGQSRTDYNPLFQYLANNGYAVLAVNNRGSSGYGKTFFSAADLKHGEIDLEDCIQAKRFLREQADIDGEKIGIIGGSYGGYMVLAALAFRPDEFNVGVDIFGVSNWERTLKSIPAWWESFRDALYKKIGNPFTQTEYIRSISPLFHADKINKPMIVLQGANDPRVLKVESDEIVAALEKNNVPVEYIVFPDEGHGFMKKENRIKGYQAVLDFLEQYLKR; encoded by the coding sequence ATGGTTAAAGAGACTAAGGCTACGGAAGTGAAGCGCTACACAATACAGCAGTTTTATGGATCAGAATCGATTACTGGTAATTCGATTTCAGCTGATGGAAGGAAAGTCTTGTTTTCAGGAGACAAGACAGGGATTTACAACGCGTATTCTGTGTCAGTTGAAGACGGTGTGAGGACACAGCTGACTCATTCTGAGGATAATGCCGTTCTTGTCGCAGGCTACTTTCCACATGATGACCGCTTTTTATTTTTAAGCGATAAGGGCGGGAATGAAATCCTACATATTTATGTGAAAAATGAGAATGGAGAAGAGGTTGACCTCACTCCAGGGGAGCATGAGCGTGCGGAATTTTATGGCTGGAGTCAGGACGGAAAAAGCTTTTTCTACGGCTCCAATAAGCGGAATCCTAGTTACATGGACGTCTATGAAATGGATATTGCCACTTATGAACCTACTTGTATTTTTACGAATGATGAAGGATATGAATTTGGGTCCATCTCTCTAGATAAGCGGTATATTTCCTTAGGAAAAGTGAACAATGCCAATGATTCCAATGTTTACATTTTTGACGTGCAAACCGAGAAGCTTCTGCATGCCACCCCGCATGAAGGGGATATCCAGAACATCCCACAAGCATTCTGCAGGAATTCCGAGAATCTTTATTTCCTCGCTGATGAAAATGAAGAATTCCTCTATCTGAAAAAGTATCATATTTCTACAGGTGTAACAGAGGATGTTGTGAAGGAAAATTGGGATATCATGTTCACGCGCTTCTCCAAACAGAATACCTATATGGTTTATGGGGTGAACCAGGATGCCAGTACGGTCGTGAAGGTTCTTCATATGAGCACTGGAGAATATCTGGACCTGCCACAACTTCCCGAAGGGCAAATTTCGGACTTGAAATTTTCAGCAGATGAGAGTCTAATGACCTTCTTGTTTAATGGCCCGAATTCGCCCACTAATTTATATAGCTACGAGCTTGGAACTTCTCAATTAAAACAGCTCACACATACCCTTAACCCGGAGATCAGCCAGGCAGACTTGGCAGACGCAGAAGTGATTCGCTATCCTTCTTTTGATGGATTGGAGATCCCGGCCATTTATTACCGGCCAAACGTGAAGGCCGGCGAAAAGGCTCCAGCACTTGTCTTTGTCCACGGAGGTCCCGGCGGGCAGTCAAGAACGGATTACAATCCGCTGTTCCAATACCTCGCCAATAACGGCTATGCTGTATTGGCAGTCAATAACCGCGGCAGTTCGGGGTACGGCAAAACGTTCTTTAGCGCAGCCGACCTGAAGCACGGGGAAATTGACCTTGAGGACTGTATCCAGGCCAAGAGGTTTTTGAGGGAACAGGCTGATATCGATGGAGAAAAGATCGGCATCATCGGCGGAAGCTACGGCGGCTATATGGTTCTTGCCGCGCTGGCATTCAGGCCTGATGAGTTCAATGTCGGGGTGGATATCTTTGGTGTCTCGAACTGGGAACGCACGCTGAAAAGCATTCCGGCCTGGTGGGAAAGCTTCCGTGATGCCCTTTATAAAAAAATCGGAAACCCGTTTACACAGACAGAATACATCCGGAGCATCTCTCCATTGTTCCACGCGGACAAGATCAACAAGCCGATGATTGTTTTACAGGGAGCAAATGACCCTCGTGTACTGAAGGTCGAATCCGACGAAATCGTGGCCGCATTAGAAAAGAACAATGTACCGGTAGAATATATCGTCTTCCCTGATGAGGGACACGGATTTATGAAAAAAGAAAACCGGATAAAAGGCTACCAGGCTGTACTGGACTTTTTAGAACAATATTTAAAACGATAA
- a CDS encoding MFS transporter yields MDKQNSRFRWVVFVSVLLTYLLLSSQRTAPGLITEQVMKDFQVTATTIGLLTSIQFFVYTSLQIPMGILADRFGPNFFLIIGAIVTGLGTIIYSLGTHEVVLFFARILTGIGDATIWVNLVLILSHWFKVKEFVRLIGIAGMTGSLGFLLATVPFSAWIDLLGWRAAFFSAGIALCLTGILLYIVLVKKPRQLFPNETVTVKDEIQHQNISTLLKRIVMNRQAWALFFCHFGVVGGYVGFISSWAVPYGMNMYDLTRSDASQLIMVGLIGALIGAPLTSWIASRLKTIKRPYVTVHFIIFTSWSAFLFFKGNPPLFMLILLFFIIGFGFGASALTFAVVRQSFPIKESGIVSGFANTGGFLSAVLLPVFFGKVLDHFQSVSGSMTEGYFYGFIIPVIFSLIGLFGVSTIEEIRHRESAELESSRLK; encoded by the coding sequence TTGGACAAACAAAATAGCAGGTTTCGGTGGGTTGTATTTGTTTCCGTGTTGTTGACGTACTTATTATTGTCGAGCCAGCGAACGGCTCCGGGGTTGATTACAGAGCAGGTGATGAAGGATTTTCAAGTAACAGCCACAACGATTGGATTACTAACGAGTATCCAATTCTTTGTTTATACGAGTTTGCAAATTCCAATGGGGATTTTGGCTGATCGGTTCGGGCCCAATTTTTTTCTAATCATAGGTGCAATCGTTACTGGGTTAGGCACAATCATTTATAGTCTTGGGACACATGAGGTTGTCCTGTTTTTCGCCAGGATCCTTACGGGTATTGGAGATGCGACTATTTGGGTCAACTTGGTTTTGATTTTAAGCCATTGGTTTAAAGTGAAGGAATTCGTTCGATTAATTGGGATCGCAGGAATGACGGGAAGCCTTGGATTCCTTCTAGCAACTGTCCCTTTCTCCGCTTGGATTGACTTACTTGGCTGGAGAGCAGCATTTTTTTCTGCCGGCATAGCGTTATGTTTAACCGGAATTCTTCTTTACATAGTACTGGTAAAAAAACCAAGACAACTCTTTCCTAATGAAACCGTAACTGTAAAAGATGAAATCCAACATCAAAACATTTCAACGTTACTGAAAAGAATCGTTATGAATCGGCAGGCATGGGCTTTATTCTTCTGTCATTTTGGCGTTGTTGGCGGTTATGTGGGCTTTATTAGTTCATGGGCAGTCCCGTATGGGATGAATATGTACGACCTGACTCGGTCAGATGCCAGCCAACTAATCATGGTTGGTCTTATAGGAGCACTTATAGGGGCCCCGCTAACCAGTTGGATTGCAAGTCGTCTAAAAACAATTAAACGTCCTTATGTCACTGTTCATTTTATTATTTTCACAAGCTGGTCTGCCTTCCTTTTCTTTAAAGGAAATCCTCCACTTTTCATGCTCATTTTGCTTTTCTTCATCATCGGCTTTGGGTTTGGAGCAAGCGCTTTAACTTTTGCCGTCGTTCGTCAATCCTTTCCTATTAAGGAATCTGGCATTGTATCTGGCTTTGCGAATACCGGTGGATTCCTGAGTGCCGTTTTATTGCCAGTATTTTTCGGAAAGGTATTGGATCATTTCCAGTCTGTCTCAGGCAGCATGACGGAAGGCTATTTCTATGGTTTCATCATTCCAGTCATCTTTTCCCTGATTGGCTTGTTTGGAGTGAGTACGATTGAGGAAATACGTCATCGTGAATCGGCAGAATTAGAATCCTCCCGTTTAAAATAA
- a CDS encoding thioesterase family protein → MQVRPEYEDFPLKAYDKIRYADTDRQGHVNNALFSTFLETGRTELLYAKEPLHAENASFVIASLKLDLLSEIRWPGTVEIGSAITRVGNSSFSLFQGIYQNGKLAAVAETVIVQMDEHTRKSAPLSSETKGQLKQYLVEIEK, encoded by the coding sequence ATGCAGGTGAGACCGGAATATGAAGATTTTCCATTAAAGGCATATGACAAGATCAGGTATGCAGATACGGATCGGCAGGGACATGTAAATAACGCATTGTTTTCAACCTTCCTGGAAACGGGGAGAACGGAGCTTCTGTATGCAAAGGAGCCGCTGCATGCTGAAAACGCCTCGTTTGTCATAGCTAGTCTGAAGCTGGATTTACTTTCTGAAATACGATGGCCTGGGACAGTGGAAATCGGCAGTGCCATCACAAGAGTTGGCAACAGTTCTTTTTCATTATTTCAGGGAATCTATCAAAATGGAAAGCTTGCTGCGGTGGCCGAAACTGTCATCGTGCAAATGGACGAGCACACTAGAAAGTCTGCGCCACTTTCCTCTGAAACAAAAGGGCAATTAAAGCAGTATTTAGTGGAAATAGAAAAATAG
- a CDS encoding nitroreductase family protein, producing MELNDVIHGHRSIREYEDREISQELLNKILGAGIRASSSGNMQTYSIIVTKDKELKKKLYNAHMEQSMVVDAPILLTFCADFNRMRKWLALNDAPVHFDNYMSFMIGAIDATLASQNCALAAENEGLGICYMGSTLANCDQIGELLNLPPNVVPVVGFSLGYPAENPAPRDRLPMQGLVHYDQYQDYSDEEIQEIYQDRNEKGWNRYMAVPKLKEMTEELGLKNLAQIYTKAKYTKESHQGFSQTVLNYLERQNFMNNE from the coding sequence GTGGAATTGAATGATGTGATCCATGGGCACCGATCGATTCGGGAATATGAAGATAGGGAAATCAGTCAAGAATTGCTCAACAAAATTTTAGGGGCGGGTATTCGTGCCTCTTCAAGTGGCAATATGCAAACCTATTCGATCATTGTCACGAAAGACAAAGAACTTAAGAAAAAGTTATACAATGCTCATATGGAGCAATCGATGGTTGTTGATGCTCCTATCCTTCTAACTTTTTGTGCAGATTTTAATAGAATGAGAAAATGGCTTGCGCTCAATGATGCACCTGTCCATTTTGATAATTATATGAGCTTCATGATTGGGGCGATTGATGCAACCCTGGCCTCACAAAACTGTGCTTTGGCAGCTGAAAATGAGGGACTGGGCATTTGCTATATGGGCTCTACGCTTGCAAATTGTGATCAAATTGGTGAACTGCTGAACTTACCGCCAAATGTCGTACCCGTTGTTGGTTTTTCATTAGGCTATCCAGCGGAAAACCCTGCCCCGCGTGACCGGCTGCCAATGCAGGGGCTTGTTCACTACGATCAGTATCAGGATTATTCAGATGAAGAGATTCAGGAAATCTATCAAGATCGTAACGAAAAGGGATGGAACCGCTACATGGCCGTCCCAAAACTTAAAGAAATGACAGAAGAATTAGGACTGAAAAATCTGGCGCAGATTTATACGAAGGCCAAGTATACGAAGGAATCGCATCAGGGATTTTCACAAACAGTGCTGAACTATCTAGAGAGACAAAACTTCATGAATAATGAATGA
- a CDS encoding cupin domain-containing protein yields the protein MYYVPNGYFNPYYGPSYYDGRQSGQWAYPYGAQQVNGYLGYRYPNGNGMIPLADYGPNPYVVNINEATKQNSTYRTALWTGTHLQVTLMSIDVGGDIGLEMHPDVDQFLRIEQGQGMVQMGQSKENLTFQSPVVDDSAIMIPAGTWHNVTNTGNTPLKLYSIYAPPNHPFGTVHVTKADAMASEGGGNGNGNTVVFGKTPDEWVQHTEFLVQEGLEDVKRGINATHILQEFILMGVLVGKGYTPEKAYETVEEWERTGESKLLQASKNM from the coding sequence ATGTACTATGTTCCAAATGGTTATTTTAATCCATATTATGGACCGAGTTATTATGATGGAAGACAGTCTGGTCAGTGGGCCTACCCTTATGGAGCGCAGCAGGTGAACGGTTATCTTGGATACCGCTATCCTAACGGGAATGGAATGATTCCTTTAGCGGATTATGGGCCCAATCCATATGTGGTGAACATCAATGAAGCGACAAAGCAAAACAGCACATATCGTACGGCGTTATGGACAGGAACGCATTTACAAGTCACGTTAATGAGCATCGATGTTGGCGGTGATATCGGTTTGGAAATGCATCCTGATGTGGATCAATTTTTACGGATAGAGCAAGGCCAGGGGATGGTTCAGATGGGCCAGAGTAAAGAAAACCTGACCTTTCAAAGCCCAGTCGTGGACGATTCTGCGATCATGATTCCAGCCGGAACATGGCATAATGTGACTAATACCGGAAATACTCCGTTGAAGCTTTACTCCATCTATGCGCCTCCTAACCATCCATTCGGAACTGTCCACGTGACGAAAGCCGATGCCATGGCGAGTGAAGGCGGAGGTAACGGCAATGGAAATACCGTTGTTTTTGGCAAGACTCCAGATGAATGGGTTCAGCACACGGAGTTTTTAGTGCAGGAAGGATTAGAGGACGTGAAAAGAGGGATCAATGCTACGCATATTCTTCAAGAATTCATCCTAATGGGCGTCCTGGTAGGGAAGGGATACACTCCTGAAAAAGCCTATGAAACAGTTGAAGAATGGGAGCGTACAGGAGAATCGAAGCTTCTTCAGGCGAGCAAGAATATGTAG
- a CDS encoding plasmid pRiA4b ORF-3 family protein translates to MNKQELLKDYLLNIRSLDSFKNLSPSVQKELDQQLRKIESMLPELDGEPERKTWKRIGRASKKTDTYQLKVSLKGARPPIWRRILVPANIKFHKLHEVIQAAMGWDNDHLYSFEIDNVLIEVPESEDEFGFFLPSFREKADSKKEQLNKWITGLKFKFTYTYDFGDNWEHTILVEKIEESPQKLEHPVCLTGKRACPPENCGGISKYQSLVTKDGQSHPECEEDFFKFNDDFDPEEFDLKEVNARLKTIRL, encoded by the coding sequence ATGAACAAACAAGAGCTTCTGAAAGATTATTTGCTGAACATCCGCTCATTAGATTCATTCAAGAATCTTAGTCCTTCCGTCCAGAAAGAGCTGGACCAACAACTTCGTAAAATTGAATCGATGCTTCCGGAGCTGGATGGTGAACCCGAAAGGAAAACTTGGAAGCGAATCGGCAGAGCCAGCAAAAAAACGGACACTTATCAATTGAAAGTTTCCTTAAAAGGGGCACGGCCGCCTATTTGGCGGAGGATCCTGGTCCCAGCAAACATCAAATTCCATAAGCTGCATGAAGTGATCCAAGCCGCCATGGGTTGGGATAACGATCATTTATACAGTTTTGAAATCGACAATGTCCTTATTGAAGTTCCCGAATCCGAAGACGAATTCGGTTTCTTCCTCCCTAGTTTCCGTGAAAAAGCAGACTCCAAGAAAGAACAGCTAAACAAATGGATAACCGGGTTAAAGTTCAAATTCACTTATACCTATGATTTCGGCGATAATTGGGAGCATACCATCCTGGTTGAAAAAATTGAAGAGAGTCCCCAAAAGCTTGAACATCCCGTTTGCCTGACAGGAAAACGAGCCTGTCCACCTGAAAACTGCGGAGGCATCTCTAAGTACCAGTCACTCGTGACTAAGGACGGACAATCACATCCAGAATGCGAGGAAGATTTCTTTAAATTTAACGATGACTTTGATCCCGAAGAATTCGATTTGAAAGAAGTCAATGCACGGTTAAAAACGATAAGATTATGA
- a CDS encoding DUF896 domain-containing protein — MKDILKRINELAQKKKNEGLTESEIAEMKTLRQKYLEIFRGSMQELLLNTTVVDPEGADVTPEKLRTEQARNRKKAIWSSGN; from the coding sequence ATGAAGGATATTTTAAAGAGGATCAATGAACTTGCTCAAAAGAAAAAGAATGAGGGATTAACAGAGAGTGAAATCGCTGAAATGAAAACATTGCGGCAAAAGTACCTGGAAATTTTCCGCGGTTCGATGCAGGAGCTTCTGTTGAACACAACGGTTGTTGACCCTGAAGGAGCAGATGTGACTCCTGAAAAATTGCGAACGGAACAGGCGAGGAATAGAAAGAAGGCAATCTGGTCGTCAGGAAATTAG
- a CDS encoding YceI family protein — translation MAKWTVDQAHSAIGFEVKHMMVSKVKGQFESYTADVEAADLTDLTTASIAFKIDVASIDTRNEDRDNHLKSADFFDVENNPTMDFKSTSITKDGDDYKVTGDLTIKDVTKPVTFDVEFGGKGTNPWGVEVYGFEAEAKINREEFGLTWNAALETGGVLVGKDIKIKVELEVNPAQ, via the coding sequence ATGGCAAAATGGACAGTGGATCAAGCACACTCAGCAATTGGATTTGAAGTAAAACATATGATGGTATCAAAGGTGAAAGGCCAATTTGAATCTTACACAGCAGATGTTGAAGCAGCAGACCTGACAGATTTAACAACGGCTTCAATCGCATTTAAAATTGATGTTGCCAGCATTGACACACGCAATGAAGACCGTGACAATCACTTGAAATCAGCAGACTTCTTCGATGTTGAGAATAACCCGACGATGGATTTCAAATCCACTAGCATCACAAAAGACGGTGATGACTACAAAGTGACTGGTGATTTAACAATCAAGGATGTAACCAAGCCAGTAACTTTTGATGTGGAGTTTGGCGGTAAAGGCACGAACCCATGGGGTGTAGAAGTTTACGGGTTTGAAGCAGAAGCAAAAATCAACCGTGAAGAATTCGGTCTTACTTGGAATGCAGCATTAGAAACTGGCGGCGTTCTAGTAGGAAAAGACATCAAAATCAAAGTGGAATTAGAAGTGAACCCAGCTCAATAA
- a CDS encoding MarR family transcriptional regulator, with translation MELQKNELKAVTVIIRAAQAIQEVIRKDAAKFGLNPTEFSVLELLYHRGEQPIQVIGKKVLISSGSITYVIDKLEQKNYVKRRGCPEDRRVTYAVITTEGIALMDDIFPQHELEIKEVFSDLDAGEVNQTISLLKRIGYRAKNC, from the coding sequence ATGGAACTGCAAAAAAATGAGTTAAAAGCCGTTACAGTGATCATTCGTGCCGCTCAGGCCATCCAGGAAGTGATTCGGAAAGATGCAGCGAAATTCGGCTTGAATCCAACAGAATTCTCTGTGTTGGAGCTTTTGTACCATAGAGGGGAACAGCCTATACAGGTGATTGGAAAAAAGGTCCTGATCTCAAGCGGCAGCATTACTTATGTGATCGATAAATTGGAGCAAAAAAACTATGTGAAACGCAGGGGGTGCCCGGAGGATAGGCGCGTAACCTATGCGGTGATCACGACTGAGGGGATAGCATTGATGGATGATATTTTCCCGCAGCATGAATTAGAAATAAAAGAGGTTTTTTCGGACCTGGATGCCGGCGAAGTTAATCAGACCATTTCATTATTAAAAAGAATCGGTTACCGTGCGAAAAACTGTTGA
- a CDS encoding DoxX family protein produces MMDLGLLIIRLVIGILFIGHGAQKLFGWFGGYGLKGTGGWFDSIGMKPGVTMALFAGLAELIGGILLGAGFLTPLAALMIAGTMLMAIIKVHAPNGLWSTANGYEYNLTLIAVTVGLALIGPGKYAIDAIL; encoded by the coding sequence ATGATGGATTTAGGATTGTTAATTATAAGATTGGTGATTGGTATTTTGTTTATTGGACATGGCGCACAAAAGCTTTTTGGCTGGTTTGGAGGGTATGGATTAAAGGGAACGGGTGGCTGGTTTGATTCGATCGGCATGAAGCCGGGTGTAACCATGGCGCTTTTCGCGGGATTAGCTGAACTGATTGGGGGAATATTACTAGGTGCAGGATTTTTAACTCCACTTGCAGCCCTGATGATTGCAGGAACCATGCTGATGGCGATTATTAAGGTGCACGCACCAAATGGTTTGTGGTCCACTGCGAATGGTTATGAATATAACTTAACGTTGATTGCTGTGACTGTCGGACTAGCGCTAATTGGACCTGGTAAATACGCCATAGATGCGATTTTATAA
- a CDS encoding ring-cleaving dioxygenase — protein sequence MSKKTMGIHHITAIVGHPQENVDFYAGVLGLRMVKQTVNFDDPQTYHLYFGNSGGKPGTIITFFPWAGASQGVVGDGQVGVTSYVVPKGAMDFWKKRLEKFNISYTMMERFGEQYLEFDDPHGLHLEIVEREEGELNDWSFGEVTPEVAIKGFGGATLLSTKPEKTAELLEKVMGLELVSKEGDFIRFRSSADIGNVIDLKLTPIGRGVMGVGTVHHIAWRAVDDEDQLDWQKYVAANGYGVTPVQDRNYFNAIYFREHGEILFEIATDPPGFAHDEDQETMGEQLMLPEQYEQYRSQIERGLIPIEVRKLD from the coding sequence ATGAGCAAAAAGACAATGGGAATTCATCATATTACCGCAATTGTTGGCCATCCTCAGGAAAACGTCGATTTCTACGCTGGTGTATTGGGTTTGCGTATGGTGAAGCAAACGGTCAATTTTGATGATCCGCAAACGTATCATCTTTATTTCGGGAACTCAGGCGGAAAGCCGGGAACCATCATCACCTTCTTCCCATGGGCAGGAGCAAGCCAGGGAGTCGTTGGTGACGGCCAGGTAGGAGTGACATCCTATGTGGTACCAAAGGGTGCGATGGATTTTTGGAAAAAGCGACTGGAAAAATTCAATATTTCATACACAATGATGGAACGTTTTGGGGAGCAATATCTCGAATTTGATGATCCCCATGGTCTTCATCTGGAGATCGTTGAGAGAGAAGAAGGAGAACTCAATGATTGGAGCTTCGGTGAGGTTACACCTGAAGTGGCGATTAAAGGATTCGGCGGTGCCACTCTATTATCGACCAAACCGGAAAAAACGGCTGAACTGCTGGAAAAAGTAATGGGCCTTGAGCTTGTAAGCAAGGAAGGAGATTTCATCCGCTTCCGTTCTTCAGCAGACATCGGAAATGTCATCGACCTGAAGTTGACCCCAATTGGACGCGGGGTGATGGGTGTTGGAACGGTTCACCACATTGCCTGGAGAGCAGTCGATGACGAGGACCAGCTGGATTGGCAGAAATACGTGGCAGCCAATGGATATGGTGTCACTCCTGTACAGGACAGAAACTACTTCAACGCGATTTATTTTAGAGAGCACGGGGAAATCCTTTTTGAAATTGCGACCGATCCTCCGGGATTTGCACATGATGAAGATCAGGAAACAATGGGAGAACAATTGATGCTGCCTGAGCAATATGAACAGTATCGAAGCCAAATCGAGAGAGGTTTAATTCCGATTGAAGTCAGAAAGTTGGATTGA
- a CDS encoding flavin reductase family protein, whose amino-acid sequence MLSINPADLSERDNYKFLIGSIIPRPIAFVTTMSKDGVLNGAPFSYFNIVSSNPPMISLSIQRSGGNQKDTGRNILESGEFVVHIVDEHNVEKINQTAASLPSDQSEVQLAKLTPADSVKVAVPGVKEAKIRMECVLEQALELGGGDTPGCDFIIGKVVQFHIEENIYENGRIDPEGLAAVSRLAGNYYAKIGEIFEIQRPK is encoded by the coding sequence ATGCTGTCAATTAATCCTGCCGATCTTTCCGAGAGGGACAATTACAAATTCCTGATTGGAAGCATCATTCCCAGGCCGATTGCCTTCGTCACGACCATGTCCAAGGATGGGGTATTGAATGGAGCGCCATTCAGCTACTTCAATATTGTTTCTTCCAATCCGCCGATGATTTCCTTGTCCATTCAGCGGTCAGGCGGGAACCAGAAGGATACAGGAAGGAACATCCTTGAGTCAGGAGAGTTTGTGGTTCATATTGTTGACGAGCATAATGTTGAAAAAATAAACCAGACTGCCGCAAGCCTGCCTTCTGATCAGAGCGAGGTGCAGTTGGCCAAGTTAACTCCGGCAGACAGCGTGAAGGTTGCTGTGCCTGGTGTGAAGGAAGCGAAAATCAGGATGGAATGCGTGCTCGAACAGGCGCTGGAATTAGGCGGAGGAGATACGCCAGGCTGTGATTTTATCATTGGAAAAGTCGTTCAGTTTCATATTGAGGAAAACATATATGAGAATGGAAGGATTGATCCGGAGGGACTGGCTGCTGTAAGCCGGCTGGCTGGAAACTATTACGCGAAAATCGGGGAGATTTTTGAAATACAAAGGCCGAAGTAG